The following are encoded in a window of Aerococcus sanguinicola genomic DNA:
- a CDS encoding DUF2179 domain-containing protein, producing the protein MDYHLLIKIFSINLVYIMLNTMRLLLSMRGYRFPASFLAVIEITIYAIGLSMVMQYLDQPAYLLAYALGFGVGIYCGMLLEDKIALGYAVIQIFIASDNHALAEELRNRGYGVTVQSGYGRDGDRLILTILTPRSTERKLCRTIEEVDDRAFYISYDAKYIHGGFWTKRVTKLRVQRAHEALEDQEPLDPRTERVSEDEFVNDEDK; encoded by the coding sequence GTGGACTATCATTTATTAATTAAAATATTTAGTATTAACTTAGTTTATATTATGCTAAATACCATGCGCCTCTTGCTTTCTATGAGAGGTTATCGTTTCCCAGCCTCCTTCTTGGCAGTGATTGAGATTACCATCTATGCGATCGGTTTGTCCATGGTCATGCAATACCTGGACCAGCCGGCCTATCTCTTGGCCTATGCCCTAGGTTTTGGGGTAGGTATTTACTGCGGGATGCTCTTAGAAGACAAGATTGCCTTGGGATATGCTGTGATCCAGATCTTCATTGCCAGTGACAACCATGCCCTGGCTGAGGAATTGCGGAACCGCGGTTATGGGGTGACGGTCCAGTCGGGCTACGGCCGGGATGGGGACCGTTTGATCCTCACTATCCTGACACCCCGTTCAACTGAACGGAAACTCTGCCGAACTATTGAAGAGGTCGACGACCGGGCCTTTTATATCTCCTATGATGCCAAGTATATCCACGGTGGTTTCTGGACCAAGCGGGTGACCAAACTGCGCGTCCAGCGTGCCCATGAGGCTCTGGAAGACCAAGAACCCCTGGATCCTCGGACAGAACGGGTGAGCGAAGACGAGTTCGTTAATGATGAGGATAAATAA
- a CDS encoding ABC transporter ATP-binding protein has protein sequence MIEFKNVSKVYPGNVHALKDANLTIQDGEFVCFIGTSGSGKTTALRMINRMHDPSEGEILIDGQATTSMNAVDMRRKIGYVIQRIGLMPHMTVYENIVTVPRLLKWDEDRCRSEAEKLMKRVELPLDYLDRYPSELSGGQQQRIGVIRALVANPKIVLMDEPFGALDPITRDALQELVKELQREYHNTFIFVTHDMDEALNLADRIAIWDKGNLLQYDTPEEILRHPADDYVKSFLGEDRLFEAKTQYIQVKDVMNDKPLSISMGQSLSDALTMMRDRHVDSLFVVDDRKRLKGQISIENIMNARDMEASVSDEMVRRRGVQEDALVQDTIQRILKAKVQNVAVVNREGQLTGIVTRSNLVNIVYEVIWGETKAIEGVEI, from the coding sequence ATGATTGAATTTAAGAATGTCAGTAAGGTGTACCCAGGCAATGTTCACGCCTTGAAAGATGCGAATTTGACCATCCAAGACGGAGAATTTGTCTGCTTTATCGGCACCTCAGGGAGTGGGAAGACGACGGCTCTGCGGATGATCAACCGTATGCACGATCCATCCGAGGGGGAGATCCTAATTGATGGCCAGGCGACCACTTCGATGAATGCAGTCGATATGCGCCGCAAGATCGGCTATGTGATTCAGCGCATTGGCCTTATGCCCCACATGACTGTCTATGAAAATATTGTGACTGTCCCTCGGCTCTTGAAATGGGACGAAGACCGCTGTCGGAGTGAAGCGGAGAAGCTGATGAAACGGGTGGAACTCCCCCTCGACTATCTGGACCGCTATCCGAGTGAATTATCCGGTGGCCAGCAGCAGCGGATCGGAGTGATCCGTGCCTTGGTGGCTAATCCGAAGATTGTATTAATGGATGAGCCTTTTGGGGCCCTAGACCCGATTACCCGGGACGCCCTGCAAGAATTAGTCAAGGAACTACAGCGGGAATACCACAATACCTTCATCTTCGTGACCCACGATATGGATGAAGCCTTGAATCTGGCTGACCGTATCGCCATTTGGGACAAGGGTAATTTACTCCAGTACGATACCCCAGAGGAAATCTTGCGCCATCCAGCTGATGATTATGTGAAGAGCTTCCTGGGTGAAGACAGGCTCTTTGAAGCCAAGACCCAGTATATCCAAGTTAAGGATGTCATGAATGACAAGCCCCTGTCCATCAGCATGGGCCAGTCTCTCAGCGATGCTTTGACCATGATGCGGGACAGACACGTGGACAGTCTCTTCGTTGTGGATGACCGCAAACGGCTCAAGGGACAGATCAGCATTGAAAATATTATGAATGCCAGAGACATGGAAGCCAGCGTGAGTGATGAGATGGTTAGACGCCGGGGCGTCCAAGAAGATGCCCTCGTCCAAGATACCATCCAGCGTATCTTGAAAGCCAAGGTGCAAAATGTGGCGGTTGTTAACCGTGAAGGGCAGCTAACGGGGATTGTGACCCGGTCTAACCTGGTAAATATTGTTTATGAAGTGATCTGGGGCGAGACGAAAGCGATTGAAGGAGTTGAGATCTAA
- a CDS encoding MFS transporter: MAEKTATKPFGMSDKLGYMFGDFGNDFTFILSSMFLMKFYTDVMGISSGIVGGIMAGARIVDAFTDMTMGQIVDRTKPTPVGKFLPWIRRMAGPVALASFLMYASWFQDMPMWFKIGWMIFTYILWGSVFYTSINIPFGSMASAISADPKHRAELSTWRTIGATLAQTFIGVVLPLVVYYNDPSGAQVLSGTRMAIAAAVCSILAVICYALCYNLTTERVKIEQKTERFDFIDMVHQLASNKALIGIVVSSICLLLTQLTLSAMLPYVFPNYFGNTQAQAAATFVGSAATLILSTFVVQLSSKLGRKELGICAALFTAVVLILAYILQISNAWVFVAFYGLAYSGIGCFMLITWAMITDVIDQTEVETHERSDGMIYSVYSFARKMGQAASSGLAGWLLTLVGYSAATAFEPEVTQGIYNITCLAPAVGAILLATSLYFLYPLNKKRVEENATILANRR; the protein is encoded by the coding sequence GTGGCAGAAAAAACAGCCACCAAGCCGTTCGGTATGTCCGACAAACTTGGTTATATGTTTGGGGACTTCGGGAACGACTTTACATTTATTCTTTCATCAATGTTCTTGATGAAATTCTATACAGACGTTATGGGAATCTCGAGCGGGATTGTCGGCGGTATTATGGCCGGAGCTCGGATCGTGGATGCCTTCACAGATATGACCATGGGGCAAATTGTTGACCGGACCAAGCCAACGCCAGTTGGGAAGTTCTTGCCTTGGATCCGCCGCATGGCTGGTCCCGTTGCTCTAGCTTCCTTTCTCATGTATGCGAGCTGGTTCCAGGATATGCCTATGTGGTTTAAGATTGGATGGATGATCTTCACATACATCTTATGGGGATCTGTCTTCTACACTTCCATCAATATTCCTTTTGGTTCGATGGCTTCAGCCATCTCCGCTGACCCTAAGCACCGGGCTGAACTATCCACCTGGCGGACCATTGGCGCTACCCTAGCCCAAACCTTCATCGGGGTTGTGCTCCCACTCGTGGTTTACTACAACGATCCTAGTGGCGCCCAAGTCCTTTCGGGAACCCGGATGGCAATTGCCGCAGCGGTTTGTTCGATCCTAGCAGTTATCTGCTACGCCCTCTGCTACAACCTAACCACGGAACGGGTGAAGATCGAACAGAAAACCGAGCGTTTCGATTTCATTGATATGGTCCATCAACTGGCATCTAACAAGGCCTTGATTGGGATTGTAGTCTCTTCCATCTGCTTACTGCTCACCCAATTAACCTTGAGCGCCATGCTTCCATACGTCTTCCCTAACTATTTCGGGAATACCCAAGCCCAAGCCGCCGCAACCTTTGTGGGTTCAGCAGCGACTCTGATCTTATCCACCTTTGTGGTCCAACTCTCCAGCAAGCTCGGCCGTAAGGAACTCGGTATCTGTGCTGCCCTTTTCACTGCCGTGGTCTTGATCCTAGCCTACATCCTACAGATTTCTAATGCCTGGGTTTTCGTTGCCTTCTACGGCCTCGCTTATTCTGGTATCGGCTGCTTCATGCTGATTACCTGGGCCATGATCACCGACGTCATCGACCAAACGGAAGTGGAAACCCATGAACGGTCAGACGGTATGATCTATTCCGTTTACTCATTCGCCCGTAAGATGGGCCAAGCTGCCTCATCTGGTCTAGCCGGTTGGTTACTGACCCTGGTTGGCTATTCTGCAGCCACAGCCTTCGAGCCTGAGGTCACCCAAGGCATCTACAATATCACTTGCCTAGCTCCAGCTGTTGGCGCCATTTTACTCGCTACTTCTCTCTACTTCCTCTATCCACTGAATAAGAAGCGTGTCGAAGAGAATGCTACCATCTTAGCCAACCGCCGGTAA
- a CDS encoding MFS transporter, with amino-acid sequence MNTNAKPFGMRDKLGYMFGDLANDMTFILQSMFLMVFYTEVWGINPTTVGNLFLAARFVDAITEPYLL; translated from the coding sequence ATGAATACAAATGCTAAACCATTTGGCATGCGTGATAAGCTGGGGTACATGTTCGGGGACTTAGCCAACGACATGACCTTTATCTTACAAAGTATGTTCCTGATGGTCTTTTATACGGAAGTTTGGGGGATTAACCCGACAACAGTTGGGAACTTATTCCTAGCCGCTCGCTTCGTTGATGCCATCACAGAACCATATCTGCTATAA
- a CDS encoding QueT transporter family protein: protein MQSKHNQALVVNALIAALYVALYFVAPQFAYGPIQFRVSEGLNHLNVYHKNYKWGVVLGVFLSNFYGFMTGLGWYDIAFGTAHTLISFLICDWIYRYLKTDKQKLAATTLVFSTMIFIIAFELNLAFELPFWATYASLFVSEVIILALTAPLIYLINKRLNFAKMFNR, encoded by the coding sequence ATGCAAAGTAAACACAATCAAGCCCTGGTGGTTAATGCTTTAATCGCTGCGCTTTATGTCGCCTTGTATTTTGTGGCCCCGCAATTCGCTTATGGGCCGATCCAGTTTCGTGTGTCGGAAGGGCTCAATCACTTGAATGTCTACCACAAAAACTATAAGTGGGGTGTCGTTCTGGGCGTCTTCTTATCGAATTTCTATGGCTTTATGACGGGCCTAGGTTGGTATGATATTGCCTTTGGGACAGCCCATACCTTGATCAGTTTCTTGATATGCGATTGGATCTATCGTTACCTGAAGACAGATAAGCAGAAACTCGCCGCAACAACGCTGGTCTTTTCGACGATGATCTTTATTATCGCCTTTGAGTTGAACCTAGCCTTTGAATTACCTTTCTGGGCGACCTACGCTTCTCTCTTTGTCAGTGAAGTAATTATCTTAGCTCTGACGGCTCCTCTGATCTATTTGATCAACAAACGATTAAATTTTGCTAAAATGTTTAACCGTTAA
- a CDS encoding ABC transporter permease: protein MRFSEILKSSLATMRMNGRRTFLTMIGIVIGIAAVITIMSLGNGFQKETMDSLTDDKEGRVSQNLLFQPTDQNFDSSKTKVYTPQDIQLVEDFEGVSEAKVDDEDNGMPTNVTVKIGKETKSQPVRPFKETSDNLVAGRNLNPSDSESYARNVLISQNLAEKYFGQAKEAVDKNLSINGKNFTIVGVFESQGPATNESAGAFSISSGPEIKMPEKTMEIYNLIDRGSLSLKVYFEEGVDSKKIMDDIVDKLNSEGSKMQKGQYMFFDMSKMLEGVGDTLNMVTYFISAVAGISLLIAGVGVMNMMYISVSERTQEIGIRRSLGATQSNIQKQFLFEGIAITTVGGVVGYILGILLAHLIASFLPFGASVDFGTALLAVLISVLIGIVFSVFPARAAAQKNVVEILR from the coding sequence ATGCGTTTTAGTGAAATATTAAAGTCCTCCCTAGCAACCATGCGGATGAACGGACGACGGACTTTCCTGACTATGATCGGCATTGTCATCGGGATTGCCGCGGTTATTACCATCATGAGCCTCGGGAACGGTTTTCAAAAAGAAACGATGGATTCCCTGACGGATGATAAGGAAGGCCGGGTGAGCCAGAATTTACTCTTCCAACCGACTGACCAGAACTTCGATTCCTCGAAGACCAAGGTCTACACCCCACAGGATATCCAATTGGTCGAAGATTTCGAGGGGGTTAGTGAGGCCAAGGTTGACGATGAAGACAATGGTATGCCGACCAATGTGACGGTTAAAATAGGCAAAGAGACTAAGTCCCAACCGGTCCGGCCTTTTAAGGAAACATCTGATAACTTGGTCGCTGGCCGTAATTTGAATCCAAGTGATTCAGAAAGTTATGCTCGTAATGTCCTTATCAGTCAGAACTTGGCTGAAAAATATTTTGGTCAGGCAAAGGAGGCTGTGGATAAGAACCTCAGCATTAATGGTAAGAACTTTACGATTGTGGGTGTCTTTGAAAGTCAGGGGCCGGCCACGAATGAGAGCGCTGGCGCCTTCTCGATCAGCAGTGGACCTGAAATCAAGATGCCAGAGAAGACCATGGAGATCTATAATCTGATTGATCGTGGCAGCCTGTCCCTCAAAGTTTATTTTGAGGAGGGGGTTGACTCCAAGAAGATTATGGATGATATTGTCGATAAGCTGAATTCAGAAGGCAGCAAGATGCAGAAGGGCCAGTATATGTTCTTCGATATGTCTAAGATGCTGGAAGGGGTCGGCGATACTTTGAATATGGTGACCTACTTCATCTCGGCTGTTGCCGGAATTTCCCTATTGATTGCAGGGGTTGGGGTCATGAATATGATGTATATTTCCGTCTCTGAACGGACCCAAGAAATCGGTATCCGTCGCTCACTCGGGGCCACCCAGTCCAATATCCAAAAACAATTCCTCTTTGAAGGCATTGCCATCACCACAGTCGGAGGCGTGGTCGGCTATATCCTCGGTATCCTGCTGGCCCACCTCATCGCCAGCTTCCTCCCCTTCGGCGCCTCCGTCGACTTTGGCACCGCCTTATTAGCCGTACTAATCTCTGTCCTCATCGGTATCGTCTTCAGCGTCTTCCCAGCCCGGGCCGCCGCCCAGAAGAACGTCGTTGAAATATTAAGATAG
- a CDS encoding ABC transporter ATP-binding protein: MVIEQSNLGQALDQAEPLFELKNINKYYGEGENRVHVLKDVNLSVYDGEFITVMGPSGSGKSTLINVIGFLDNQFEGSYLFHNEPLKQRTDQEVSHLRNSYVGFIFQSFNLIQNMTVADNVRLPLLYSGLRTGQTHERVQEALERVGLGDKGKSKPYELSGGQRQRVAIARALVNRPKFIIADEPTGALDTKTSRMIMDIISSLHRQEGVTILMVTHDPTLQEYADRHITIVDGAIHSDGTDIIMPQAYEQLMAGGDPAEGGD; encoded by the coding sequence ATGGTAATTGAACAATCCAACCTTGGCCAGGCATTAGACCAGGCCGAGCCTTTATTTGAACTCAAAAATATCAACAAGTATTACGGCGAAGGAGAAAACCGTGTCCATGTCCTGAAAGATGTGAACTTATCCGTCTATGACGGGGAATTCATTACCGTTATGGGGCCCTCTGGATCGGGGAAGTCTACTTTGATTAATGTGATTGGTTTTTTGGATAACCAATTCGAAGGGTCCTATCTCTTCCATAATGAGCCGCTCAAGCAGCGGACGGACCAGGAAGTCTCGCATTTGCGCAATAGCTATGTGGGCTTTATCTTTCAAAGCTTTAACTTAATCCAAAATATGACGGTCGCCGATAACGTTCGTCTGCCCCTGCTTTATAGTGGCTTGAGGACCGGACAGACCCATGAACGGGTCCAAGAAGCCTTGGAACGGGTAGGTTTAGGAGACAAGGGCAAGTCCAAACCCTATGAGTTATCGGGTGGCCAGCGCCAGCGGGTGGCCATTGCCCGTGCCCTGGTCAATCGACCCAAATTTATCATTGCGGATGAGCCGACCGGGGCCTTGGATACCAAGACCTCGCGGATGATTATGGATATCATTTCTTCTCTCCACCGCCAGGAAGGGGTGACCATCCTGATGGTTACCCACGATCCGACTCTCCAGGAATATGCGGACCGCCACATTACCATTGTGGACGGGGCCATTCATTCAGATGGAACGGATATCATCATGCCCCAAGCCTATGAACAATTAATGGCAGGCGGCGATCCAGCGGAAGGAGGGGACTAG
- a CDS encoding MetQ/NlpA family ABC transporter substrate-binding protein — MKRSKALVLGLAILALFLGACGQQGKTAESKNKKVSLAVSNQLSQEVWQDTARRLKEKEGIDLEVKLISDWVQPNMAVAENDIDLNVFQYIPFLAEFNQPHNTDLVPIGYSYIPPIGIYTANPKIQSVEDIPQNAKFTIPDDPVNLDHSLLEIERAGLIKLRDTSGQKTLDDIAENPKNIQFILMKGDGIARSLADADLMITGASGAQDTGISQDQAIYVEDPKTTPNIYKVCIVSQRDRADDPVLEKVVDEFQSQDTADFIKTVSNGTYVPAWSDHEQPIKDYDAFVQSKK; from the coding sequence ATGAAAAGAAGCAAGGCTCTGGTCTTAGGCCTAGCCATTCTGGCCCTCTTCTTAGGAGCGTGCGGCCAGCAAGGGAAAACTGCTGAAAGTAAGAATAAGAAAGTCAGTTTAGCTGTCTCCAACCAGCTTAGCCAGGAAGTCTGGCAGGATACCGCCCGACGACTTAAGGAGAAGGAGGGAATCGATTTAGAGGTCAAGCTCATTTCAGACTGGGTGCAACCTAATATGGCTGTTGCCGAAAATGATATCGACCTCAATGTCTTCCAATACATCCCCTTCCTCGCCGAATTCAACCAACCCCATAATACTGACCTAGTCCCCATTGGTTATTCTTATATCCCACCAATCGGCATTTACACAGCTAATCCTAAAATCCAGTCCGTTGAAGACATCCCTCAAAACGCCAAGTTCACCATTCCTGATGACCCAGTCAACCTAGACCACAGCCTCCTGGAAATTGAACGTGCCGGCTTAATCAAACTAAGAGATACATCTGGACAAAAGACCCTGGATGACATTGCCGAAAACCCTAAGAATATTCAATTTATCCTGATGAAGGGAGACGGGATCGCCCGCAGCCTGGCCGATGCCGACCTAATGATTACAGGAGCTTCAGGTGCCCAAGACACTGGTATCAGCCAAGATCAAGCCATCTATGTGGAAGATCCTAAGACTACTCCTAATATCTACAAGGTTTGCATTGTCTCCCAACGCGACCGGGCCGATGACCCCGTCCTAGAAAAGGTCGTTGATGAATTCCAAAGCCAAGACACAGCAGACTTCATCAAAACCGTTTCAAATGGCACCTATGTCCCCGCCTGGTCAGACCACGAACAGCCCATCAAGGACTACGATGCCTTCGTCCAAAGCAAAAAATAA
- a CDS encoding DUF896 domain-containing protein produces MDELLPRINELAKKKKEGTLTKEEAAEQEKLRSQYLKQFRENFRSVLMNTKVVDPEGTDVTPQKLKDAQAKRRGEQNDQSGSK; encoded by the coding sequence ATGGACGAATTACTACCACGTATCAACGAATTAGCCAAAAAGAAAAAAGAAGGCACGCTTACCAAAGAAGAAGCAGCCGAACAAGAAAAATTACGGAGCCAATACCTTAAGCAATTCCGGGAAAACTTCCGGTCTGTCCTCATGAACACCAAGGTGGTTGATCCTGAAGGGACCGATGTCACCCCACAAAAACTAAAAGACGCCCAAGCCAAACGCCGGGGCGAGCAAAACGATCAATCAGGATCCAAATAA
- a CDS encoding biotin/lipoyl-binding protein, with protein MIHSKKLWWGLAGGLAALLVLGVLAYNVFYAANFGEEGSDTSYETVKVTEQEPVTVDGKAKLKTDDAYYYSREKGDLGIVNVADGQRVNKGDVLFSYQQAEAQYKIDDTKRQLNRLYDQRNRLQNQAASPMASVNQAFVASPLVSGLGAYVATPVNLSGAGVGAGQAPAASDPNCPPAVSGQAGQAAIPGAATDQAVASPGLAGQAGSEAGGTVPSGLETGSQAGGMGDLPAAGGQAGVDEQVRQLNQQIEDLEIQLNRAQAQTDNQVKARTSGKVIYDAKGITDSSVPLVRIISDDISVTGTVGEYDFYLLKDGRKVDLTVPASGQKTTGEIISYENLPAAPGEAPSLGGDAGAAMAGQAAQAAGQGGESQYPFTVKAKDKIQPGFSTKVHFKLPGFVLPKEAIVEDKGKSYVFVYRDGKVKKVEVTTAKQGRQEVVTKNIKAGDEVIKNPEGLQDGQEIDLAESADKADAESKN; from the coding sequence ATGATCCATTCAAAAAAACTTTGGTGGGGACTAGCTGGCGGCTTAGCTGCGCTCCTAGTCCTCGGCGTACTCGCTTATAATGTTTTTTATGCGGCTAACTTCGGTGAGGAAGGAAGCGATACGAGCTACGAAACGGTCAAGGTCACGGAACAGGAACCGGTGACGGTTGATGGGAAGGCGAAATTGAAGACCGACGATGCCTATTACTATAGCCGTGAAAAAGGAGACTTGGGGATTGTGAATGTTGCTGACGGCCAGCGGGTTAACAAGGGCGATGTTCTTTTCTCCTACCAACAAGCTGAGGCCCAGTATAAGATTGACGATACCAAGCGTCAACTTAACCGCCTCTATGACCAACGCAACCGCCTGCAGAACCAGGCAGCCAGTCCCATGGCCAGTGTCAACCAGGCCTTCGTAGCCAGTCCGCTAGTTTCGGGTTTGGGAGCCTATGTTGCGACACCTGTGAACTTATCAGGAGCTGGTGTCGGAGCAGGACAAGCTCCAGCTGCAAGTGATCCGAATTGTCCTCCAGCGGTTAGTGGTCAAGCTGGCCAAGCAGCTATTCCAGGTGCAGCTACTGACCAGGCTGTGGCAAGCCCAGGCCTAGCGGGTCAAGCCGGATCTGAAGCGGGAGGAACAGTACCATCTGGTCTAGAAACAGGCAGCCAAGCAGGTGGCATGGGAGATCTTCCGGCAGCCGGTGGTCAAGCTGGTGTGGATGAACAAGTTCGCCAGCTCAACCAACAGATTGAAGACTTGGAGATCCAGCTCAACCGGGCCCAAGCCCAGACTGATAACCAGGTCAAGGCGCGGACGAGCGGTAAGGTCATCTATGACGCCAAGGGGATTACAGACTCAAGTGTGCCCCTAGTGCGGATTATCAGTGACGACATTTCTGTGACAGGGACCGTTGGCGAGTATGACTTCTACTTGCTCAAGGATGGACGCAAGGTAGACCTGACTGTTCCAGCCAGTGGTCAAAAGACAACGGGTGAAATTATCAGCTATGAAAACTTGCCAGCAGCTCCTGGCGAAGCCCCAAGTCTTGGTGGAGATGCAGGTGCTGCTATGGCCGGTCAAGCCGCCCAAGCCGCTGGTCAAGGGGGCGAGAGCCAATATCCTTTCACTGTTAAAGCTAAAGACAAGATCCAACCAGGCTTTAGCACTAAAGTTCACTTCAAATTACCTGGCTTTGTCCTCCCTAAAGAAGCCATTGTAGAGGACAAGGGTAAGTCTTATGTCTTTGTCTACCGCGATGGCAAAGTTAAAAAAGTCGAAGTCACGACTGCCAAGCAAGGCCGCCAAGAAGTGGTAACCAAGAATATCAAGGCAGGTGACGAGGTCATTAAGAATCCTGAAGGCCTCCAAGATGGCCAAGAAATTGACTTGGCTGAATCAGCGGACAAAGCTGACGCAGAAAGTAAAAACTAG
- the acpS gene encoding holo-ACP synthase yields the protein MIIGIGTDLVEIKRIDQACAKQDDRFIQRVLTEEELAVFQAFTSSQRQAEFLAGRWAAKEACAKAWGTGICKELSFQDMAILSNESGQPQLFCLKIPYAIHLSITHTAHYASAYVVIEDRRSEHN from the coding sequence ATGATTATTGGAATTGGCACTGATTTAGTTGAAATCAAGCGGATTGACCAGGCTTGTGCTAAACAGGACGACCGCTTCATTCAGCGGGTTCTAACAGAAGAGGAGCTAGCGGTCTTTCAAGCCTTCACTTCTTCCCAGCGCCAGGCGGAATTTCTAGCGGGGCGCTGGGCAGCCAAGGAGGCTTGTGCCAAGGCTTGGGGGACGGGGATTTGTAAAGAGCTTTCTTTCCAGGATATGGCTATTTTGTCAAACGAAAGCGGCCAACCCCAGCTCTTTTGTCTTAAGATTCCTTACGCTATCCATCTCTCGATTACCCATACGGCCCATTATGCCAGCGCTTATGTGGTCATCGAGGACCGAAGATCTGAACATAATTAA
- a CDS encoding osmoprotectant ABC transporter substrate-binding protein yields MRKFLKTAFTLGLSLFLLAACSLPGLGASTSEDEIVITGGMSTEMQILAYIVEGMSNHYIDVPTKVISNLGSSSLNHQALMKDDANVSAVRYTGTSVTGELGMDAITDPEKAAETVVKGFDREFDQKWYPTYGFANTYAFMVSRDKAEELGLEKVSDLAQYAPDLKAGVDSSWLSREGDGYEDFKRIYGFDFGQTLPMSIGLTYSAVANDEVDVILGYSTDGRIISEDLKVLEDDKQLFPPYDASPVATHHILEVHPELDKVLHKLEGTIDEETMQKLNYRADNYLLEPKVVADDWLKAHNYFEDKAPELKPIEDTVGGD; encoded by the coding sequence ATGCGTAAATTCTTAAAGACTGCCTTCACCCTGGGGCTGAGTCTATTCTTATTGGCAGCCTGTAGCCTACCAGGACTCGGAGCCTCGACTTCTGAAGATGAGATTGTTATTACGGGCGGTATGTCGACGGAAATGCAGATTCTCGCCTATATTGTGGAGGGGATGTCCAATCATTATATCGATGTGCCCACCAAGGTGATTTCTAACCTCGGGTCTTCCTCGCTCAACCACCAGGCCTTGATGAAGGACGATGCCAACGTTTCAGCGGTCCGCTATACTGGGACCTCAGTGACTGGAGAGTTGGGGATGGATGCCATCACCGACCCTGAAAAAGCTGCGGAAACGGTAGTTAAGGGCTTCGACCGAGAATTCGACCAGAAATGGTACCCCACTTACGGTTTCGCCAATACCTATGCTTTCATGGTGAGCCGAGACAAGGCTGAAGAGTTAGGACTGGAAAAAGTTTCTGACCTGGCCCAATATGCGCCTGATCTAAAAGCAGGGGTGGACTCTTCCTGGCTGAGCCGGGAGGGGGACGGTTATGAAGACTTCAAGCGGATTTATGGCTTTGATTTTGGCCAGACGCTGCCCATGTCGATTGGCTTGACCTATTCAGCGGTAGCCAATGATGAAGTGGATGTCATCTTGGGTTATTCAACGGATGGGCGGATTATTTCCGAAGACTTAAAAGTTTTGGAAGATGATAAACAGCTCTTCCCGCCCTATGATGCCAGCCCTGTTGCAACCCACCATATCCTAGAGGTCCATCCTGAACTAGACAAGGTCTTACACAAGTTAGAAGGGACCATCGATGAAGAAACCATGCAGAAATTAAACTACCGGGCGGACAATTATCTCTTGGAACCCAAAGTGGTTGCCGATGACTGGTTGAAGGCCCATAATTATTTTGAAGACAAGGCACCTGAATTGAAACCGATTGAAGACACTGTGGGGGGTGACTAA
- a CDS encoding ABC transporter permease, translated as MTDMTQLSLLEQLGVYYQENLSYVVGQFGQHFLMAIYGVLFACLVAIPLGFYIARHHRLADWVLGLANLIQTVPSLAMLSVLMLAMGLGSNLVVLTIFLYSLLPILRNTYTGVRNVDADIIDVGIGMGMTKLQIIYKVELPLAMSVIMGGVRNAFITGIGIATIGTFVGAGGLGDILFRGVNASDGTSIILAAVIPIALMSIVADWGLGRIEKSLDPSQR; from the coding sequence ATGACCGATATGACACAATTAAGCCTATTAGAACAACTGGGCGTCTACTACCAGGAAAACTTAAGCTATGTGGTGGGACAGTTCGGCCAACATTTCTTGATGGCCATCTATGGTGTCCTCTTTGCTTGCTTGGTTGCTATTCCACTCGGCTTCTATATTGCCCGCCACCATCGCTTGGCGGATTGGGTGCTGGGTTTAGCCAATCTCATCCAAACCGTGCCCTCACTAGCTATGCTATCTGTTCTGATGTTGGCGATGGGCCTAGGGAGTAACTTGGTGGTCTTAACCATTTTCCTTTATTCCCTCCTCCCCATTCTTCGCAATACCTATACGGGGGTCCGCAATGTGGACGCCGATATTATTGACGTTGGAATCGGTATGGGGATGACTAAGCTTCAGATTATCTACAAGGTGGAACTTCCCCTGGCTATGTCGGTAATCATGGGGGGCGTCCGCAACGCCTTTATTACAGGGATTGGGATCGCCACCATCGGGACCTTTGTTGGGGCAGGGGGCCTGGGCGATATCCTCTTCCGCGGGGTCAATGCCTCAGACGGCACGAGTATTATCCTCGCTGCTGTTATCCCCATTGCTCTCATGTCGATTGTTGCCGATTGGGGCTTAGGCCGGATCGAAAAAAGTTTAGACCCTAGTCAAAGATAG